A section of the Roseivirga sp. BDSF3-8 genome encodes:
- a CDS encoding pirin family protein — protein sequence MSHNAVKNVSPLQMPWATRDPFLFCVHHLDRYPKGNQNLGPSVSLSGRATGSDFSGKDGFSMYHGQNIPGFPAHPHSGFETVTIGKQGFVDHSDSLGAAGRFGRGDVQWMTAGKGVQHCEMFPLLNQEEPNTLEIFQIWLNLPKASKKVEPHFAMLWQDTIPTYTYKDEEGHTTYVDIVAGEIEGMKAPAPAPSSWAADPGNEVCIWTIKMEPGARWTLPVAQGEVNRNIYLYEGNTVRANETNIPLNHTAELDAVEQVTLINEDHTAYLLLLQGRPINEPVAQYGPFVMNSQEEIRQLMHEYGRTEFGGWPWPSAENVHHADKPRFAKYADGREESRDR from the coding sequence ATGTCCCATAATGCTGTCAAAAATGTGAGCCCTTTGCAAATGCCCTGGGCTACCCGTGATCCTTTCCTTTTCTGTGTTCACCATCTGGACCGGTATCCGAAAGGTAATCAAAACCTTGGCCCGTCTGTTTCATTATCAGGCAGGGCTACAGGCAGTGATTTTAGTGGCAAGGATGGCTTTAGCATGTATCACGGGCAGAACATCCCCGGCTTTCCGGCACACCCTCACAGTGGTTTTGAGACAGTAACCATTGGCAAGCAAGGCTTTGTTGATCACAGCGATTCACTGGGAGCTGCCGGCCGGTTCGGCAGAGGCGATGTTCAATGGATGACTGCAGGAAAGGGTGTACAGCACTGCGAAATGTTTCCCCTGCTTAATCAGGAGGAGCCCAATACACTGGAAATTTTTCAGATATGGCTTAATCTGCCAAAAGCCAGCAAGAAGGTCGAACCCCATTTTGCCATGCTATGGCAGGATACTATCCCTACCTACACTTATAAAGATGAGGAGGGTCATACAACTTATGTAGATATAGTAGCCGGAGAGATCGAAGGAATGAAAGCACCAGCGCCTGCTCCCTCATCATGGGCAGCAGACCCTGGCAATGAAGTGTGCATCTGGACAATAAAAATGGAACCGGGAGCCAGGTGGACATTGCCTGTAGCTCAAGGGGAAGTAAACCGCAACATTTATCTTTACGAAGGAAACACTGTGCGTGCTAATGAGACAAACATTCCTCTGAACCATACAGCTGAGCTGGATGCAGTCGAACAGGTCACTCTCATAAATGAGGATCATACAGCCTATCTTCTATTATTACAGGGAAGGCCAATTAACGAACCTGTAGCCCAATATGGTCCATTTGTGATGAACAGCCAGGAGGAAATAAGGCAATTAATGCACGAATATGGCCGTACCGAGTTTGGGGGCTGGCCCTGGCCTTCGGCAGAAAATGTACATCATGCTGATAAGCCAAGATTTGCCAAATATGCAGATGGCAGAGAAGAATCAAGAGACAGATAA
- a CDS encoding RDD family protein: MKTITTEKTTLRYPCLITRTIASFVDLLIAGIAGLALWELNRLLAIPPVVNYVSVVFIIMYQPVCTSLGATLGQYLMNIRIRQVNNMHKTINMLRSVFRFFLKLVLSLASMVPLQTREDNRSLHDIASGSIVINV, encoded by the coding sequence TTGAAAACGATCACTACAGAAAAGACCACCTTGCGTTACCCCTGTTTGATAACGCGCACTATAGCTTCCTTCGTTGATCTGCTCATTGCAGGAATAGCTGGATTGGCATTATGGGAGCTAAACAGGCTATTAGCCATCCCTCCGGTGGTAAATTATGTATCAGTCGTATTCATTATAATGTATCAGCCTGTTTGTACGTCCTTGGGGGCTACTCTGGGTCAGTATCTGATGAATATCCGTATCAGACAAGTGAACAACATGCACAAAACGATCAATATGCTTCGCTCTGTTTTTCGCTTTTTCCTAAAGCTGGTACTTAGCCTCGCATCCATGGTGCCATTGCAAACACGCGAGGACAATCGCTCCCTACATGATATCGCCTCCGGCAGTATCGTTATAAATGTATAG